Proteins encoded by one window of Teretinema zuelzerae:
- a CDS encoding septal ring lytic transglycosylase RlpA family protein, which yields MNKKYGCLAFSLLLAAFAAHAQSEIIKLDASISWYGADFHGRPTSSGEIFDMNAMTAAHKTLPFGTMLEVVNLDNGKKAVVRVNDRGPFVDDRELDVSKAAAEQLGIIESGLGRASIRKIGAESAVAAVEQKAVEPKSADPEPLSKESREKLSTPAEAAPKAASGSVTWRIQLGSFSREENATRLVVRLREAGFDPAFEKFGEMTRVVLAGVQNAQLDDVKARLKKAGYGDWIVKQESW from the coding sequence ATGAACAAAAAATACGGTTGTCTGGCGTTTTCGCTTCTTCTGGCGGCCTTCGCCGCGCATGCGCAAAGCGAGATTATCAAGCTCGACGCTTCGATTTCCTGGTACGGAGCCGATTTTCACGGCAGGCCGACTTCCAGCGGGGAAATTTTCGATATGAATGCGATGACGGCGGCTCACAAAACGCTTCCCTTCGGCACTATGCTGGAGGTTGTCAACCTGGATAACGGAAAAAAAGCGGTAGTGCGGGTGAACGATCGCGGGCCCTTCGTGGACGACCGCGAGCTCGACGTTTCCAAGGCGGCGGCCGAGCAGCTGGGCATCATAGAGTCGGGGTTGGGCAGGGCGTCGATTCGAAAAATAGGCGCTGAATCCGCGGTTGCGGCTGTTGAACAGAAGGCTGTTGAACCAAAATCAGCCGATCCCGAACCGCTGAGCAAGGAATCCCGCGAGAAGCTTTCTACGCCGGCTGAGGCCGCCCCGAAGGCAGCTTCAGGCTCTGTCACCTGGCGCATTCAGCTGGGGTCTTTTTCCCGCGAGGAAAACGCGACCCGCCTGGTGGTGCGCCTCCGCGAAGCCGGCTTCGATCCCGCGTTCGAGAAGTTCGGCGAAATGACGAGGGTCGTGCTTGCGGGCGTTCAGAACGCCCAGCTCGACGATGTCAAAGCCCGATTGAAAAAAGCAGGCTATGGCGACTGGATCGTCAAACAGGAATCCTGGTAA
- a CDS encoding sensor histidine kinase — MATGSSNRNPGKDIRINALRASPSGASRSSFATPIAAATVFFSAAAALSLRALRAEGLPDKAFEQLIAVCVVFALSSFILYSESREIRFAVYPVKLFCIFFVTRAVEPGISPFIFFLLAYTLETCCMDSPAFIPVLSIPALVLIYAGSAQRSAWNELLSPGSAEVFYILVLSAAGAGLIGAVFVRSLKERNRLKAEIARLEEAVVHLASTNNAWQTYATYIEETSKDEERHRIAREIHDIVGYSMTNLLMLVQAALYSENQEKITELLQKAQAHINDSLEEVRTAMRKLRSTRKKALHGSDLFRYLAGNFSKVTGIRVTMEFISFPGKLTAEAEEAIYRMLQECMTNSFKHGKATRIGISFWFQGDELIAQIRDNGQKKTEEVHSEGIGIQGMRERIEAIGGRLSMKHEKDGYTVVAAIPLLREGTGRMINEEGAP; from the coding sequence ATGGCGACTGGATCGTCAAACAGGAATCCTGGTAAGGATATTCGCATCAACGCGTTACGCGCTTCCCCGTCGGGAGCGTCCCGCAGCTCCTTCGCAACTCCGATTGCCGCCGCTACGGTTTTTTTCTCCGCCGCGGCGGCTCTGTCTCTCCGCGCCCTCCGCGCGGAGGGTTTGCCGGATAAGGCGTTCGAGCAGCTGATAGCCGTCTGCGTCGTCTTCGCGCTGTCGAGTTTCATTTTATACAGCGAAAGCCGCGAGATCCGCTTCGCCGTCTATCCTGTCAAGCTGTTCTGCATCTTTTTCGTAACACGGGCGGTCGAGCCCGGAATTTCACCGTTCATTTTTTTCCTCCTCGCATACACCCTTGAAACATGCTGCATGGATTCGCCGGCCTTCATACCGGTGTTAAGCATTCCCGCCCTTGTCCTGATATACGCCGGCTCGGCGCAGCGGTCGGCATGGAACGAGCTTCTTTCTCCCGGATCAGCGGAAGTATTTTACATCCTCGTGCTCAGCGCGGCCGGTGCGGGATTGATCGGAGCGGTGTTCGTCCGTTCTCTGAAAGAAAGAAACAGATTGAAGGCGGAAATCGCGCGTCTTGAAGAAGCGGTCGTGCATCTCGCGTCCACGAACAACGCATGGCAAACCTACGCTACTTATATAGAAGAAACTTCAAAAGACGAGGAGCGCCACCGCATCGCCAGGGAAATTCACGACATTGTCGGATATTCGATGACGAACCTTTTGATGCTGGTCCAGGCGGCTTTATACTCTGAAAACCAGGAAAAAATCACCGAACTCCTTCAAAAAGCGCAGGCTCATATCAACGACAGCCTTGAGGAAGTGCGGACGGCCATGAGAAAACTCCGTTCGACCAGAAAAAAAGCCTTGCACGGCAGCGACCTGTTCCGGTATCTTGCCGGAAATTTCAGCAAGGTGACCGGAATACGGGTTACAATGGAGTTCATCTCGTTTCCGGGAAAACTGACGGCCGAGGCCGAGGAAGCGATCTACCGAATGCTCCAGGAATGCATGACCAATTCATTCAAGCACGGCAAGGCGACTCGGATCGGCATATCGTTCTGGTTTCAGGGAGACGAGCTGATCGCGCAGATCAGGGACAACGGACAGAAGAAAACTGAAGAGGTTCATTCCGAAGGAATCGGTATACAGGGCATGCGCGAACGGATCGAGGCGATAGGAGGAAGGCTCTCCATGAAGCACGAAAAAGACGGCTACACCGTAGTCGCGGCGATTCCGCTGCTCCGGGAGGGTACAGGTCGGATGATAAACGAAGAGGGCGCTCCATGA
- a CDS encoding response regulator transcription factor, whose translation MSETMQKTRILLVDDQYLFLESLKLVLTTLAPDFEIVGTAQNGEEALSFLETEAVDVVLMDVYMPVMDGVAAVRTAMKKHPGVSVIMLTTFEDDDYVTEALAQGAKGYLLKNIAPHMLVTAVRAVVSGSILIDPNIASSLIQQLKERNPHESGQHSLPDWYYELTQRERGIIKLILRGLSNKEIAAEIHVGEQTIRNYVSTIYDKLSVTCRKEAILKTKDIPPFYLD comes from the coding sequence ATGAGCGAAACGATGCAAAAGACGCGCATTCTGCTCGTCGACGATCAATATCTCTTTTTGGAAAGCCTGAAACTCGTCCTGACGACGCTCGCGCCGGATTTCGAAATAGTCGGAACGGCGCAAAACGGCGAGGAAGCCCTCTCCTTTCTGGAAACGGAAGCCGTGGACGTAGTGCTGATGGACGTGTATATGCCGGTGATGGACGGAGTCGCCGCGGTGCGCACAGCGATGAAAAAGCATCCCGGCGTTTCGGTGATCATGCTCACCACCTTTGAAGACGACGATTACGTTACCGAAGCCCTGGCCCAGGGTGCGAAGGGATACCTTTTAAAAAACATCGCGCCCCATATGCTTGTTACCGCCGTCAGGGCTGTCGTTTCCGGTTCTATTCTGATAGATCCGAACATCGCCTCCTCTCTGATCCAGCAGCTCAAGGAGAGAAATCCGCACGAGAGCGGCCAGCACAGCCTCCCCGACTGGTATTACGAATTGACGCAGCGGGAGAGGGGAATCATCAAGCTGATACTCCGGGGTCTTTCCAATAAAGAGATAGCGGCCGAAATCCACGTAGGCGAACAGACGATCCGGAATTATGTGAGCACCATCTACGATAAACTTTCCGTCACCTGCCGAAAAGAAGCGATATTGAAAACCAAGGACATCCCGCCCTTCTATCTGGACTGA
- a CDS encoding ABC transporter substrate-binding protein translates to MGKKIAFLAALAVCIAAAPLAAGGSKDAGKSAGPVLTMGSWRADDVAGWNALLGEYKKLAGVEIQFKPTNPPDYNATLRLQLESGTGPDLMFARSYDTGVDLFNNGFFADVSGVKGLQENFTEGTRAPWVTPDGKSFAVPLFAVVQSIYYNKDIFAKHGLKAPATWEDFLKACETLQKAGVTPLANGLADEWDINECFMMGILPNFVGGYQGRLAYEKGKKPFNDAGIVKAFQAMADVAKYCPKGFEALTYNDSIALFATGQAAMYADGSWSLDSFKDAPFKWGNFAFPAPAGMKSAICFHADAGITMNSKSKYPAEAKAFLEWLCTPAGTTIAAKYLPNGFYPMINADIKIEDPHSAELYSLIRGKDQDVRFTWPRLMSGNPSGYVLMNQGVIKVMKGQASAQAVADEFAAGLAKWYKPN, encoded by the coding sequence ATGGGAAAGAAAATCGCTTTTCTGGCCGCATTGGCAGTCTGCATCGCCGCGGCGCCGCTCGCCGCCGGAGGTTCGAAGGACGCGGGAAAATCCGCAGGTCCGGTATTGACGATGGGATCCTGGCGCGCGGACGACGTTGCAGGATGGAACGCTTTGCTCGGCGAATACAAAAAGCTCGCCGGAGTCGAGATTCAATTTAAGCCGACGAACCCTCCGGACTACAACGCGACGCTGCGCCTGCAGCTTGAAAGCGGAACCGGCCCCGACCTGATGTTCGCCCGATCCTACGACACCGGAGTCGACCTCTTTAACAACGGCTTTTTCGCCGACGTGAGCGGAGTAAAAGGGCTTCAGGAAAATTTCACCGAAGGCACCCGCGCTCCCTGGGTTACCCCGGACGGAAAATCGTTCGCGGTCCCCCTGTTCGCCGTTGTGCAGAGCATCTACTACAACAAGGATATATTCGCGAAGCACGGACTGAAGGCTCCCGCTACCTGGGAAGACTTCCTCAAGGCTTGCGAAACGCTGCAGAAGGCGGGAGTAACGCCGCTGGCGAACGGGCTTGCCGACGAATGGGACATAAACGAATGCTTTATGATGGGAATTCTCCCGAATTTTGTTGGAGGATACCAGGGACGGCTCGCCTATGAAAAGGGAAAGAAGCCCTTCAACGACGCCGGAATCGTAAAAGCCTTCCAGGCGATGGCGGACGTCGCGAAATACTGCCCCAAGGGATTCGAAGCGCTTACCTATAACGACTCGATCGCCCTGTTCGCGACCGGACAGGCCGCTATGTACGCAGACGGTTCCTGGTCCCTTGATTCCTTCAAGGACGCGCCCTTTAAATGGGGCAACTTCGCCTTCCCCGCTCCCGCCGGCATGAAGAGCGCGATCTGCTTCCATGCGGACGCGGGAATCACGATGAACTCGAAGTCCAAATACCCCGCGGAAGCGAAAGCATTCCTTGAATGGCTGTGCACGCCGGCCGGAACGACTATCGCGGCGAAATATCTGCCCAACGGCTTCTATCCTATGATCAACGCAGACATCAAGATCGAGGACCCGCACAGCGCCGAGCTGTATTCGCTCATCAGAGGCAAGGATCAGGACGTCCGTTTCACCTGGCCGCGCCTCATGAGCGGAAATCCGTCCGGATACGTTCTGATGAATCAGGGCGTCATCAAGGTTATGAAGGGGCAGGCTTCCGCGCAGGCGGTTGCGGACGAATTCGCAGCAGGCCTTGCAAAGTGGTATAAACCGAACTGA
- a CDS encoding carbohydrate ABC transporter permease, with the protein MKKNALTQYSWYLYLIPALLFYTIFMALPLLDSIRMSLYTGGSGERSFVGFDNYLRLFLDPDTSERFWGAFGNTWYFFFINMICQNFLALIFALMLTERNMKGSRFYQTVIFIPVTLAILVTGYLWKLILNPQWGAVALILGKLGLEDLVKPWLGDARYALTAVALVSSWQWVGIPTMMFFAGLQNISEELIEAAEIDGASKIQKIAAIRLPLIKPVIGMVAVLTFVNNFNAFDVVFAMENANGAPQYSTDLIGTLFYRVGIAGQHPVGIPDPGLGAAIATSTFIMLMIGVVGILRLTKTEN; encoded by the coding sequence ATGAAGAAGAACGCCCTTACGCAATACAGCTGGTACCTCTATCTGATCCCGGCTCTGTTATTCTATACCATCTTCATGGCGCTGCCGCTGCTGGATTCGATCCGCATGAGCCTGTATACAGGAGGAAGCGGGGAACGCAGCTTCGTCGGTTTCGACAATTACCTCAGGCTTTTTTTGGATCCCGATACCTCTGAACGGTTTTGGGGCGCTTTCGGTAACACCTGGTATTTCTTTTTTATAAACATGATCTGCCAGAATTTTCTGGCGCTGATATTCGCCCTGATGCTGACCGAACGAAACATGAAGGGATCGAGGTTCTACCAGACGGTCATCTTCATTCCGGTGACGCTCGCGATTCTGGTCACCGGTTATCTGTGGAAGCTTATTTTGAATCCGCAATGGGGAGCAGTCGCCCTGATTCTGGGAAAACTGGGCTTGGAAGATCTTGTAAAGCCCTGGCTCGGCGACGCCCGATACGCGCTCACCGCGGTCGCCCTGGTTTCCTCATGGCAGTGGGTTGGAATTCCCACCATGATGTTCTTCGCGGGACTGCAGAATATTTCCGAAGAACTGATCGAAGCCGCTGAAATAGACGGGGCTTCTAAAATCCAGAAAATCGCCGCCATCAGGCTTCCCCTCATTAAACCGGTGATCGGCATGGTCGCGGTGCTCACCTTCGTGAACAACTTCAACGCCTTCGACGTCGTATTCGCCATGGAAAACGCGAACGGAGCCCCGCAATATTCGACCGATCTCATCGGCACCCTGTTTTACCGGGTCGGCATCGCCGGCCAGCATCCAGTCGGAATTCCCGACCCCGGCCTCGGAGCGGCGATCGCGACGAGCACCTTCATCATGCTGATGATCGGCGTGGTGGGCATTCTCAGGCTGACTAAAACAGAAAACTGA
- a CDS encoding carbohydrate ABC transporter permease, whose protein sequence is MRTKTAITPSLKMQNRHIASHIVLSLWGLLVLFPIWTMVINSFKFKLDIYLDPFGLPKKWNFGSYGSVFQDGNFLVYFKNSLAVTVGSILLVLLFGSLCSYAIVNWKNRQTRFVYLFFIAGMMMPIKIGSIKLLEMIKALGLLNSIMGLYPIYIAMGLPIAIFVLTQFISDIPKELTEASVMDGASRFRIYAQIIMPIIKPALATVGIYNLVPFWNDLWFPLIFISDEKSKTLLLGVTRLFGQYQTDWSKILAVLTLSAIPVILLYLTMSRQFIRGLTAGAVKG, encoded by the coding sequence ATGCGTACGAAAACTGCCATAACTCCGTCCCTGAAAATGCAAAACCGCCATATAGCTTCACATATCGTCCTCAGCCTGTGGGGACTCCTCGTCCTCTTCCCTATCTGGACGATGGTGATAAACTCGTTCAAGTTCAAGCTCGACATTTATCTCGACCCCTTCGGACTGCCGAAGAAATGGAATTTCGGCAGCTATGGCTCGGTGTTTCAGGACGGAAATTTTCTCGTCTATTTCAAGAACAGTCTGGCCGTAACCGTCGGTTCGATACTCCTGGTCCTGTTGTTCGGATCGCTGTGCTCATACGCCATCGTCAACTGGAAAAACAGGCAGACGCGATTCGTGTATCTGTTTTTCATAGCCGGCATGATGATGCCGATCAAGATCGGAAGCATCAAGCTGCTCGAGATGATCAAGGCGCTCGGATTGCTCAACTCGATAATGGGCCTGTATCCGATTTATATCGCGATGGGACTGCCGATCGCCATTTTCGTGCTCACCCAGTTCATCAGCGACATCCCGAAGGAATTGACTGAAGCGTCCGTGATGGACGGGGCGAGCAGGTTCAGGATTTACGCGCAGATCATCATGCCGATAATCAAGCCGGCTCTCGCGACGGTGGGAATCTACAACCTCGTGCCGTTCTGGAACGACCTGTGGTTCCCCCTCATCTTCATCTCCGATGAAAAATCGAAGACCCTCCTTTTGGGAGTAACCCGTCTGTTCGGCCAATATCAGACCGACTGGTCGAAGATCCTGGCGGTTCTCACCCTTTCGGCGATTCCGGTCATACTGCTCTATCTGACGATGAGCAGGCAGTTCATCCGCGGCCTGACGGCAGGAGCGGTCAAGGGGTAG
- a CDS encoding DEAD/DEAH box helicase, whose amino-acid sequence MKFTDFTLDAGLQEGLAEAGYVSCMPVQEQVLLNGLEGADLYVQSQTGTGKTAAYLVTILQRLSSDPALSGKKALVMVPTRELAVQVEEEARILGSGMKLKSASFYGGVGYGGQQELLKRGVDIIIGTPGRVIDLQESGTMDLSQVAFLVIDEADRMFDMGFYPDLRTLIRVLPKSEERQTMLFSATLNNWVKNLAWEYTIEAKEITIEAENVTVDEIDQLLFHVSSNEKMKLLLGLIKKENPESLIVFCNTKRMSEIVSKRLKINGFESEFLIGDLPQSKRLQVIDSFKSGSLRMLVATDVAARGIDVDSLAMVINYDLPNEAENYVHRIGRTARAGKTGKAYSFCSEQDVYNLPAIEKYCESKIPSCVPGEDDYVEDKSAGVYIRTDRYDSDYDDGDDRRGGRSGGKSDRSGRPGGRGRDDRGGSRGPSREGSRDGRSRPAGSDQRRDRPSDSRDNRRGQGDSSPDPRRQSSQPGIGGYQGAGYQGREKKEEQAERDLSKLSFDERMAYYKSKYGSEEAARAAEHERSEKSAKAGNRNNQNRNRNRNASGTDRKPGAGKQSDGRGQGGRPGAQGKSPAQDQRNRNAPAKTGGYQGRPKAGNTGRPAIAKQNPASAAAPAKKGGIASLIKKLFGKK is encoded by the coding sequence ATGAAATTTACCGATTTTACGCTTGATGCGGGCCTCCAGGAAGGCCTCGCCGAAGCAGGATACGTTTCCTGCATGCCTGTTCAGGAACAGGTGCTTCTTAACGGCCTCGAAGGGGCCGACCTTTACGTCCAGTCCCAGACAGGGACCGGAAAAACAGCCGCATATCTGGTGACAATCCTTCAGCGGCTCTCAAGTGATCCCGCCCTCTCCGGCAAAAAAGCTCTCGTCATGGTGCCCACCCGCGAACTCGCAGTACAAGTCGAAGAAGAAGCCCGCATTCTGGGCTCGGGAATGAAACTCAAATCCGCCAGCTTTTACGGCGGAGTCGGCTACGGCGGACAGCAGGAACTGCTGAAGCGAGGAGTCGACATCATCATCGGAACCCCGGGCCGCGTCATCGATCTGCAGGAATCCGGAACGATGGATCTGTCGCAGGTGGCCTTTCTGGTCATCGATGAAGCCGACCGCATGTTCGACATGGGCTTCTACCCGGATCTGCGAACGCTCATCAGAGTGCTTCCGAAATCCGAAGAAAGACAAACCATGCTTTTCAGCGCGACGCTCAACAACTGGGTGAAAAACCTCGCGTGGGAGTATACGATCGAGGCCAAGGAAATCACCATCGAGGCCGAAAACGTCACCGTGGACGAGATCGACCAGCTCTTGTTCCATGTATCCAGCAATGAAAAAATGAAGCTCCTCCTGGGGCTGATAAAAAAAGAAAATCCGGAAAGCCTCATCGTTTTCTGCAATACGAAGCGCATGAGCGAGATCGTTTCCAAACGCCTTAAAATCAACGGATTCGAAAGCGAGTTCCTAATCGGAGACCTCCCCCAGTCAAAACGGCTGCAGGTCATCGATTCCTTCAAGTCGGGATCACTCCGGATGCTGGTCGCGACCGACGTCGCCGCGCGGGGAATCGACGTCGATTCCCTGGCAATGGTCATCAACTACGATCTTCCGAACGAAGCCGAAAATTACGTTCACCGCATCGGCAGAACGGCGCGTGCGGGTAAAACCGGCAAGGCCTATTCCTTCTGCTCCGAACAGGACGTCTACAACCTCCCGGCTATCGAAAAATACTGCGAATCGAAGATTCCCAGCTGCGTTCCCGGCGAGGACGACTATGTAGAAGACAAGAGCGCCGGCGTGTACATCCGAACCGATCGCTACGATTCCGATTACGACGACGGCGACGATCGCCGCGGCGGTCGGAGCGGCGGAAAAAGCGACAGAAGCGGACGCCCGGGCGGCCGCGGACGAGACGACAGGGGCGGAAGCCGCGGTCCTTCGAGAGAAGGAAGCAGGGACGGCAGAAGCCGGCCTGCTGGATCGGATCAGCGAAGAGACCGCCCGAGCGATTCTCGGGACAACCGAAGAGGCCAAGGCGACAGTTCCCCGGACCCGCGCAGACAGAGCAGCCAGCCCGGCATCGGCGGCTATCAGGGCGCCGGATATCAGGGACGGGAAAAGAAAGAGGAACAGGCTGAACGGGATCTTTCGAAGCTCAGCTTCGACGAACGGATGGCCTATTACAAGTCCAAGTACGGTTCGGAGGAAGCGGCCAGGGCTGCCGAACACGAGCGGAGCGAAAAATCCGCGAAAGCCGGAAACAGGAACAATCAAAACAGAAATAGAAACCGGAACGCTTCGGGCACAGACCGAAAACCCGGCGCAGGAAAGCAATCCGACGGCCGCGGCCAGGGCGGTAGGCCGGGAGCGCAGGGGAAATCTCCGGCTCAGGATCAGAGGAACAGGAATGCGCCTGCGAAAACCGGAGGCTATCAAGGCCGTCCGAAGGCCGGCAATACAGGCCGCCCCGCTATCGCAAAGCAAAATCCCGCATCAGCTGCGGCTCCCGCCAAAAAAGGCGGCATAGCCTCCCTGATCAAAAAACTGTTTGGAAAAAAATAA
- a CDS encoding winged helix-turn-helix domain-containing protein gives MNRIVHEQSRLKILVHLSSAGGKTAFPAIREALEMTAGNLSIQIKTLEESGYVATEKSFVENKPRTEVSITEEGREALIQYLEEMEALLAGLKAGVKP, from the coding sequence ATGAACCGGATCGTGCACGAACAGAGCAGGCTCAAGATTCTCGTGCACCTCTCTTCGGCAGGAGGAAAGACGGCGTTCCCGGCGATCCGCGAAGCGCTGGAAATGACGGCGGGAAATCTCAGCATACAAATTAAAACGCTTGAGGAAAGCGGCTACGTCGCGACCGAGAAATCGTTCGTAGAGAACAAACCGCGGACTGAAGTATCGATAACCGAGGAAGGGCGCGAAGCACTCATTCAATACCTGGAAGAAATGGAAGCCCTGCTGGCTGGACTAAAAGCCGGCGTAAAGCCGTAA
- a CDS encoding ABC transporter ATP-binding protein — MIDVSSVSKNYIVGAQEVRALKKVSLKVETGEFLALAGPSGSGKTTLLNLIGCIDSVTEGIISLDGETISGLDQNKRNLVRQRKIGFIFQSYNLIPVLTARENVALALQLVKGIGEKEIAERTSKILAEVGLSGMEDRKPSQLSGGQQQRVSIARALVKEPPVILADEPTANLDSKTGREILALMRELNEQHDTTFIFSTHDPMVMEQARVLVKLHDGEITGIEKR; from the coding sequence ATGATCGACGTTTCGTCAGTTTCAAAAAACTACATAGTGGGCGCGCAGGAAGTCCGCGCTCTCAAGAAGGTGAGCCTGAAGGTGGAAACAGGAGAATTTCTCGCCCTCGCAGGGCCGTCGGGATCGGGAAAGACCACGCTGCTCAATCTGATCGGCTGCATCGATTCGGTGACGGAAGGGATCATCTCGCTCGACGGCGAAACAATCTCGGGACTCGACCAGAATAAGCGCAACCTCGTGCGGCAGCGCAAAATCGGCTTCATCTTTCAAAGCTACAATCTCATTCCGGTGCTTACTGCCCGCGAAAACGTAGCGCTCGCGCTGCAGCTGGTCAAGGGAATCGGCGAAAAGGAGATCGCCGAACGCACGTCGAAAATACTGGCGGAAGTCGGCCTTTCAGGGATGGAAGACAGAAAACCTTCTCAGCTTTCCGGCGGCCAGCAGCAGCGGGTATCGATCGCCCGAGCCCTCGTCAAGGAGCCTCCGGTCATTCTGGCCGACGAGCCGACCGCTAATCTCGACAGCAAGACGGGAAGGGAAATACTCGCATTGATGCGCGAACTTAACGAGCAGCACGACACCACCTTCATTTTTTCCACTCACGACCCTATGGTGATGGAACAAGCTCGCGTTCTTGTAAAACTCCACGACGGAGAAATCACCGGAATCGAAAAGAGGTGA
- a CDS encoding ABC transporter permease — protein sequence MTMAKMAFRNVWRYRRRSLITAIAIALGVLFSIMVDAMLYGAERESARNIREYETGDVKAFAPGYFEERQFLPFEFFIEPGDRQRIEAIFAAERQANGSADDGTAGLSTARPVSRWAPRVVGGAELYFTEEFFPVAGSAEVKFHAVDPEREETVFRTPRMIEKGRWLKKGDEGIVIGGWLAEDIGADVGYMVSVELKGRGGFYQTFDAEIVGIALTDNPYVNRSAIYMDLSRADELLALEGAVTEYAIAFPPEGKKENHRKALSSAVARSMNGGSQAPEIYGWDEIESDAVLLTKTKSGGSKAYLFFMFVIAAVGISNTMLMAVMERKNEIGMLRSLGYGNGSIRWLFLVEGFAIGLIGTAAGTLFGSVIVALMVEYGIDFSFMMREMDAGYRLTGVMRSAWHPQGMLSAIVGALVISSAVAWFPSGRILKAEVAEILRS from the coding sequence ATGACGATGGCTAAAATGGCGTTCAGGAACGTGTGGAGATACCGCAGGCGAAGCCTGATAACCGCGATAGCGATCGCGCTGGGAGTGCTGTTCTCCATTATGGTGGACGCGATGCTCTACGGCGCCGAGCGCGAATCCGCGCGGAATATCAGGGAATACGAAACAGGCGACGTCAAGGCGTTCGCGCCCGGATACTTCGAGGAGCGGCAGTTTCTTCCGTTCGAGTTTTTCATCGAACCCGGAGATAGACAGCGGATCGAAGCGATTTTCGCCGCCGAACGACAAGCGAACGGATCAGCGGACGACGGTACGGCGGGACTTTCTACGGCGCGCCCGGTTTCAAGGTGGGCGCCGCGGGTTGTCGGAGGGGCAGAGCTGTACTTTACGGAAGAATTTTTTCCGGTAGCCGGCTCCGCCGAGGTGAAATTCCACGCGGTCGATCCTGAGCGAGAGGAGACGGTTTTCCGCACTCCGCGGATGATCGAAAAAGGCCGTTGGCTGAAGAAGGGAGACGAAGGAATCGTGATCGGCGGCTGGCTTGCCGAAGACATCGGCGCTGACGTCGGGTACATGGTCAGCGTAGAGCTCAAGGGCCGCGGCGGATTTTATCAAACCTTCGACGCTGAAATCGTCGGCATCGCCCTCACCGACAATCCCTACGTAAACAGAAGCGCGATCTACATGGACCTCTCTCGCGCGGACGAACTCTTGGCCCTAGAAGGAGCCGTAACCGAATACGCGATCGCCTTTCCTCCGGAAGGCAAAAAGGAAAATCATCGAAAAGCGCTTTCGTCAGCCGTCGCCCGAAGCATGAACGGCGGATCTCAAGCTCCGGAAATATACGGATGGGATGAAATCGAATCGGACGCGGTCCTGCTCACCAAGACGAAAAGCGGCGGCTCCAAGGCCTACCTCTTTTTCATGTTCGTCATCGCGGCGGTCGGAATATCGAATACGATGCTGATGGCCGTCATGGAGAGAAAAAACGAAATCGGCATGCTTCGTTCGCTCGGCTACGGCAACGGCAGCATACGATGGCTCTTTCTGGTGGAAGGCTTCGCGATCGGTTTGATCGGAACCGCCGCGGGAACTCTTTTCGGCAGCGTCATCGTCGCGCTCATGGTCGAGTACGGAATAGACTTCAGCTTTATGATGCGCGAAATGGACGCCGGCTACCGGCTCACCGGAGTCATGCGTTCGGCCTGGCATCCTCAGGGAATGCTGTCCGCTATCGTCGGGGCTCTCGTCATATCGTCGGCAGTCGCGTGGTTTCCCTCGGGACGGATACTCAAGGCCGAAGTCGCCGAGATACTGAGATCTTAA